The Xanthomonas sontii genome contains a region encoding:
- a CDS encoding NAD(P)H-quinone oxidoreductase — MSPTHAAALPDTMTAIEIRQPGAPEVLVPVRVPLPHPGRGELLVRVAAAGVNRPDVMQRQGSYPPPPGASPLPGLEFAGEVVGLGEGVERYRLGDQVCALVAGGGYAEYAVVHERNALPVPAALSLTEAAAVPETFFTVWTNVFQRGRLQSGETLLVHGGTSGIGSVATLLGRAFGARVISTVGSADKRAASLALGAEAAILYREEDFVAETKRLTEGRGADVIVDLIGGDYLARNYQAAALDGRIVQIGIQQGKVRELDLMPLLAKRLTHTGSTLRPRSVMEKAAIARELEQQVWPLLAQGRIKPQVDRCFPLQEAAQAHALMESSAHIGKIVLTTDAR; from the coding sequence CCCGACACCATGACCGCGATCGAGATCCGCCAGCCCGGTGCGCCCGAGGTGCTGGTGCCGGTGCGCGTGCCGCTGCCGCATCCCGGGCGCGGCGAACTGCTGGTGCGGGTGGCTGCGGCCGGCGTCAACCGGCCCGACGTGATGCAGCGCCAGGGCAGCTATCCGCCGCCGCCGGGCGCCTCGCCGCTGCCGGGGCTGGAGTTCGCCGGCGAGGTGGTCGGCCTGGGCGAGGGCGTGGAGCGCTACCGGTTGGGCGATCAGGTCTGCGCGCTGGTCGCCGGCGGCGGCTATGCCGAATACGCGGTGGTGCACGAGCGCAACGCCCTGCCGGTGCCGGCGGCGCTGAGCCTGACCGAGGCCGCGGCGGTGCCGGAAACCTTCTTCACCGTGTGGACCAACGTGTTCCAGCGCGGCCGCCTGCAGTCCGGCGAGACCCTGCTGGTGCACGGCGGTACCTCCGGCATCGGCAGCGTCGCCACGCTGCTCGGGCGGGCCTTCGGTGCGCGGGTGATCAGCACCGTGGGCTCGGCCGACAAGCGCGCGGCCAGCCTGGCGCTGGGCGCGGAGGCGGCCATCCTGTATCGCGAGGAGGACTTCGTCGCCGAGACCAAGCGCCTCACCGAGGGCCGCGGCGCCGACGTGATCGTGGACCTGATCGGCGGCGACTACCTGGCGCGCAACTACCAGGCCGCGGCGCTGGACGGGCGCATCGTGCAGATCGGCATCCAGCAGGGCAAGGTGCGCGAACTGGACCTGATGCCGCTGCTGGCCAAGCGGCTGACCCACACCGGCTCGACCCTGCGTCCGCGCTCGGTGATGGAAAAGGCGGCGATCGCGCGCGAACTGGAGCAGCAGGTGTGGCCGCTGCTGGCGCAGGGCCGGATCAAGCCGCAGGTGGACCGCTGCTTCCCGCTGCAGGAGGCGGCGCAGGCGCATGCGTTGATGGAATCCAGCGCGCATATCGGCAAGATCGTGCTGACGACGGACGCGCGGTGA
- a CDS encoding DUF3772 domain-containing protein — MRYALLLLWLCAAVASAQPQDAADAPPDPQTLLDNAAKSLKDARGKEVDAGNQAAFQDLVTQVSDASNDAQTAVDALAPQLAQVEARLQQLGPAATGDSPDIAAQRKALTKQRDSLDSGVKRGKLMVVEARQLADEIERARAEHFSQELSLRSPSPLSPALWKQIAADFPDDQAKLLALYTLGMQSLQDAIAEHGSGALGVGIAIALILLFPLRYLLRWLGKRYAVSRAPGSRLRRSGLAIWFLLLGTLTPGLAALALAEALRSIDAVPERLDAVLNGFVVVSFAAAFMGSLGASVLLPNQPSWRLFPIDDATARRLRKYTWATAALAWLSSMLLVINQAARTSDSATVAADGVIALVYGVLILATLTSLSRLRRRQYAEAAAQALANAQPPPPGQHGGALALIGVLVKVAVVVALLAALLGYLHLGLFITRQIIWITMIVGAIRLLMTFADDFALWLFASEGRIGRAANGAFGVRSSSLEQAGVLTSALIRVVLLLIGVGALLMPFGTNVSIVSDWFSLLSDGIRLSDKVVLYPGAIARAVLVLLLGLGVMQYLHRWLTQTYLPKTELDDGSRNSISTVARYVGIILAALWALAALGIGLERIALVVSALSVGIGFGLQSITQNFVSGLILLAERPVKIGDWIKIGDQEGDVRRISVRATEIQVGDRSTLIVPNSELITKTLRNMTLAGPLGRVQIQFAVSLGTDVTKLRALLLELYAAHPGVLDDPAPSVFIDSIANGHVTLNSFAYVASPRLTYGTRSELFFALLQRLAEEGIALESPQEVKLLRDPRE; from the coding sequence TTGCGTTACGCCCTGCTGCTGTTGTGGCTGTGCGCGGCGGTGGCGTCGGCCCAGCCGCAGGACGCCGCCGACGCGCCGCCGGACCCGCAGACCCTGCTGGACAACGCCGCAAAGTCGCTGAAGGACGCGCGCGGCAAGGAAGTGGATGCCGGCAACCAGGCCGCCTTCCAGGACCTGGTCACGCAGGTCTCGGACGCCTCCAACGATGCGCAGACCGCGGTCGACGCCCTGGCGCCGCAGCTGGCCCAGGTGGAGGCACGCCTGCAGCAGCTCGGCCCCGCCGCCACCGGCGACTCCCCCGACATCGCCGCGCAGCGCAAGGCGCTGACCAAGCAGCGCGACAGCCTGGACTCGGGGGTCAAGCGCGGCAAGCTGATGGTGGTGGAGGCGCGGCAGCTGGCCGACGAGATCGAACGCGCGCGCGCCGAGCATTTCAGCCAGGAGCTGTCGCTGCGTTCGCCGTCGCCGCTGTCGCCGGCGCTGTGGAAGCAGATCGCCGCCGATTTCCCCGACGACCAGGCCAAGCTGCTGGCGCTGTACACGCTCGGCATGCAGTCGCTGCAGGACGCGATCGCCGAGCATGGCAGCGGCGCGCTTGGCGTCGGCATCGCCATCGCGCTGATCCTGCTGTTCCCGCTGCGCTACCTGCTGCGCTGGCTGGGCAAGCGCTATGCGGTGTCGCGCGCGCCGGGCAGCCGCCTGCGCCGGTCGGGTCTGGCGATCTGGTTCCTGCTGCTGGGCACGTTGACCCCGGGCCTGGCCGCACTGGCCCTGGCCGAGGCGCTGCGCAGCATCGATGCGGTGCCGGAGCGCCTGGACGCAGTGCTCAACGGCTTCGTGGTGGTCAGCTTCGCCGCGGCCTTCATGGGCTCGCTCGGCGCCAGCGTGCTGCTGCCGAACCAGCCGAGCTGGCGGCTGTTCCCGATCGACGACGCCACCGCGCGACGCCTGCGCAAGTACACCTGGGCCACCGCGGCGCTGGCCTGGCTCAGCAGCATGCTGCTGGTGATCAACCAGGCCGCGCGCACCAGCGACTCGGCCACCGTCGCCGCCGACGGGGTGATCGCGCTGGTCTACGGCGTGCTGATCCTGGCCACCCTGACCAGCCTGTCGCGGCTGCGCCGGCGCCAGTACGCCGAAGCGGCGGCGCAGGCCCTGGCCAATGCGCAACCGCCGCCGCCCGGGCAGCACGGCGGTGCGCTGGCGTTGATCGGCGTGCTGGTCAAGGTCGCGGTGGTGGTGGCGCTGCTGGCGGCGCTGCTGGGCTATCTGCACCTGGGCCTGTTCATCACCCGGCAGATCATCTGGATCACCATGATCGTCGGCGCGATCCGCCTGCTGATGACCTTCGCAGACGACTTCGCGTTGTGGCTGTTCGCCAGCGAAGGCCGCATCGGCCGCGCCGCCAATGGCGCGTTCGGGGTGCGCTCGAGCAGCCTGGAGCAGGCCGGGGTGCTGACCTCGGCACTGATACGGGTGGTGCTGTTGCTGATCGGTGTCGGCGCGCTGTTGATGCCGTTCGGCACCAACGTCTCGATCGTCTCGGACTGGTTCTCGCTGCTGTCCGATGGCATCCGCCTCAGCGACAAGGTGGTGCTGTATCCGGGCGCGATCGCCCGCGCGGTGCTGGTGCTGCTGCTCGGCCTGGGCGTCATGCAGTACCTGCATCGCTGGCTGACCCAGACCTACCTGCCCAAGACCGAACTGGACGACGGCTCGCGCAACTCGATCAGCACGGTGGCGCGCTATGTCGGCATCATCCTGGCGGCGTTGTGGGCGCTGGCCGCGCTGGGCATCGGCCTGGAGCGGATCGCGCTGGTGGTCAGCGCGCTGTCGGTCGGTATCGGCTTCGGCCTGCAGTCGATCACCCAGAACTTCGTGTCCGGCCTGATCCTGCTCGCCGAGCGCCCGGTCAAGATCGGCGACTGGATCAAGATCGGCGACCAGGAAGGCGATGTGCGCCGGATCAGCGTGCGCGCCACCGAGATCCAGGTCGGCGACCGCTCCACCCTGATCGTCCCCAACTCCGAACTGATCACCAAGACCCTGCGCAACATGACCCTGGCCGGGCCGCTGGGCCGGGTGCAGATCCAGTTCGCGGTCTCGCTGGGCACCGACGTGACCAAGCTGCGCGCGTTGCTGCTGGAGCTGTACGCGGCACACCCGGGCGTGCTGGACGACCCGGCGCCGTCGGTGTTCATCGACTCCATCGCCAACGGCCACGTCACCCTCAACAGCTTCGCCTACGTGGCCTCGCCGCGGCTGACCTACGGCACCCGCAGCGAACTGTTCTTCGCCCTGCTGCAGCGCCTGGCCGAGGAGGGCATCGCCCTGGAGTCGCCGCAGGAAGTGAAGCTTTTACGCGATCCGCGGGAGTAG
- a CDS encoding AarF/ABC1/UbiB kinase family protein — translation MSATPDAAATPHVIGGLSRRTQILRLLLRYRSSGVFSGMDMETAQGEHELPPEGTPEQFVTDLEALGPTFVKLGQMLSTRPDVVPPEFATALERMQENTTPIPSERIREIVEAELGVGINKAFSAFDDTPLGSASLAQVHRAALRDGTPVAIKVQKPEVAAQVRADLEVLRSFASAADKLTGLGRRIRFADWLAEFGKALLAELNYEAEAENLARFGEHLRPFPQLWVPQPVWDLSSRRVLTMQLAEGVRVDKISGLRRTEQPMDDLAAALVRGYLDQMFVHGEIHADPHPGNLRVLADGRLAIFDLGMVAHVPPKLRERLLKLLFAAVDGRGEEVAEETIALSTRLEDFDEERYQRETGQMIARYAAHDAMSEGRVVLDLVRIATAYGLRTPPELSLLGKTLLNLEAVCRALSPHLDTRVVVEDQLQHVMRARLKKSLSAANLASEAMELQALLREGPRRLSDILTLAAENRLQVRVAGLEESRLMESLQKIANRVAAGIVTAALILASTQMMRIDTGSKLFGYPAIAMVLFLLGVILGLGIVVSAVLFDRRIRAREERGRR, via the coding sequence TTGAGCGCGACGCCCGACGCTGCGGCCACCCCGCACGTGATCGGCGGCCTCAGCCGCCGTACCCAGATCCTGCGCCTGCTGCTGCGCTACCGCAGTTCCGGGGTGTTTTCCGGCATGGACATGGAGACCGCCCAGGGCGAGCACGAGCTGCCGCCGGAAGGCACGCCCGAACAGTTCGTCACCGACCTGGAGGCGCTCGGGCCGACCTTCGTCAAGCTCGGGCAGATGCTGTCCACGCGCCCGGACGTGGTACCGCCGGAGTTCGCCACCGCCCTGGAGCGGATGCAGGAGAACACCACGCCGATTCCGAGCGAACGCATCCGCGAGATCGTCGAGGCCGAGCTGGGCGTCGGCATCAACAAGGCCTTCTCCGCCTTCGACGACACCCCGCTGGGCAGCGCCTCGCTGGCGCAGGTGCACCGCGCCGCGCTGCGCGACGGCACCCCCGTGGCGATCAAGGTGCAGAAGCCAGAGGTCGCCGCGCAGGTGCGCGCGGACCTGGAGGTGCTGCGCAGCTTCGCCAGCGCCGCCGACAAGCTGACCGGGCTGGGCCGGCGCATCCGCTTCGCCGACTGGCTGGCCGAGTTCGGCAAGGCGCTGCTGGCCGAACTGAACTACGAGGCCGAGGCCGAGAACCTGGCGCGCTTCGGCGAGCACCTGCGCCCGTTCCCGCAGCTGTGGGTGCCGCAGCCGGTGTGGGACCTGAGCAGCCGCCGCGTGCTGACCATGCAGCTGGCCGAAGGCGTGCGCGTGGACAAGATCTCCGGGCTGCGCCGCACCGAGCAGCCGATGGACGACCTGGCCGCGGCGCTGGTGCGCGGCTACCTGGACCAGATGTTCGTGCACGGCGAGATCCACGCCGATCCGCATCCGGGCAACCTGCGCGTGCTCGCCGACGGGCGCCTGGCGATCTTCGACCTGGGCATGGTCGCGCACGTGCCGCCGAAGCTGCGCGAGCGCCTGCTCAAGCTGCTGTTCGCCGCGGTCGATGGCCGCGGCGAGGAAGTAGCCGAGGAAACCATCGCGCTGAGCACGCGCCTGGAGGACTTCGACGAGGAGCGCTACCAGCGCGAGACCGGGCAGATGATCGCCCGCTACGCGGCGCACGACGCCATGTCCGAAGGCCGGGTGGTGCTGGACCTGGTGCGCATCGCCACCGCCTACGGCCTGCGCACGCCGCCGGAGCTGAGCCTACTCGGCAAGACCCTGCTCAACCTGGAAGCGGTGTGCCGCGCGCTGTCGCCGCACCTGGACACGCGCGTGGTGGTCGAGGACCAGTTGCAGCACGTGATGCGCGCGCGCCTGAAGAAATCGCTGTCGGCGGCCAACCTGGCCAGCGAGGCGATGGAACTGCAGGCGCTGCTGCGCGAAGGCCCGCGCCGGCTCTCTGACATCCTCACCCTGGCCGCGGAGAACCGCCTGCAGGTGCGCGTGGCCGGGCTGGAGGAATCGCGGCTGATGGAGAGCCTGCAGAAGATCGCCAACCGCGTCGCCGCCGGCATCGTCACCGCCGCGCTGATCCTGGCCTCCACGCAGATGATGCGCATCGACACCGGCAGCAAGCTGTTCGGCTACCCCGCGATCGCGATGGTGCTGTTCCTGCTCGGCGTGATTCTGGGCCTGGGCATCGTGGTCAGCGCCGTGCTGTTCGACCGACGCATCCGCGCGCGCGAGGAACGCGGGAGGCGCTAG
- a CDS encoding XAC2610-related protein, translating into MSFIVSHAVGHARVLSARARLALLLVLLSSTATAATQTHRYAGDDFDAKAFAASTHRRYDLQDFSDRYRATLEIEDSGEVFRPGIVRVFARGNATPLLEVASPELVVDTDAKSGKVKANVHELPYGEQSVLIYDDFNFDGIKDLAVMDGQNSCYHGPSYQVYLGTADGFEADADFTELAQSNCGLFEVDAQARELHTMTKDGCCWHQFATYSIRDGAPLLESETVEDARGDGPGLAQETVYRDRAGKRVADMHYLWDEEGETAVGQRKILLEFRLAPAGKRIVVFANVGDGASGAPYYAALGAQQRVDLLYPDAQGEAMDYDADRHLLSFARGDTTYRIVGNAQGVPQRMEVVVRGKTQPLALQSGSVHGSLQAVAQVLDAASAE; encoded by the coding sequence ATGTCCTTCATCGTCTCGCATGCCGTTGGCCATGCCCGTGTGCTGTCGGCGCGTGCACGCCTGGCCTTGCTGCTTGTGCTGTTGTCGTCGACCGCGACCGCCGCGACGCAGACCCATCGGTATGCCGGCGACGACTTCGACGCCAAGGCCTTCGCCGCCAGCACGCACCGCCGTTACGACTTGCAGGACTTCTCCGATCGCTACCGCGCCACCTTGGAGATCGAGGACAGCGGCGAGGTGTTCCGTCCCGGCATCGTGCGCGTGTTCGCCCGCGGCAACGCCACGCCGCTGCTCGAGGTGGCCTCGCCGGAGCTGGTGGTGGACACCGATGCGAAGAGCGGCAAGGTCAAGGCCAACGTGCACGAACTGCCGTACGGCGAGCAGAGCGTGCTGATCTACGACGATTTCAATTTCGACGGGATCAAGGATCTGGCGGTGATGGACGGCCAGAACAGCTGCTATCACGGCCCGTCCTACCAGGTGTACCTGGGCACCGCCGACGGCTTCGAGGCCGATGCGGACTTCACCGAGCTGGCGCAGAGCAATTGCGGCCTGTTCGAGGTGGATGCGCAGGCGCGCGAACTCCACACCATGACCAAGGACGGCTGCTGCTGGCACCAGTTCGCGACATACTCGATCCGCGATGGCGCGCCACTGCTGGAGAGCGAAACGGTCGAGGACGCGCGCGGCGACGGGCCGGGACTGGCGCAGGAGACGGTGTACCGCGACCGTGCCGGCAAGCGCGTGGCCGACATGCACTACTTGTGGGATGAGGAAGGCGAGACGGCGGTGGGTCAGCGCAAGATCCTGCTCGAGTTCCGCCTGGCGCCGGCCGGCAAGCGCATCGTGGTGTTCGCCAATGTCGGCGACGGCGCAAGCGGCGCGCCGTACTACGCGGCGCTTGGCGCGCAGCAGCGGGTGGACCTGCTGTATCCGGACGCGCAGGGCGAGGCGATGGACTACGACGCCGACCGCCATCTGCTCAGCTTCGCGCGTGGCGACACCACCTACCGCATCGTCGGCAACGCGCAGGGCGTGCCGCAGCGCATGGAGGTGGTGGTGCGCGGCAAGACCCAGCCGCTGGCGCTGCAGTCCGGTTCGGTGCATGGCTCGCTGCAGGCGGTGGCGCAGGTGCTGGACGCGGCGTCGGCGGAGTAG
- a CDS encoding dihydroxyacetone kinase subunit DhaK, whose translation MDQFLTAPRAIVDDVLAAAAMLQPLRLSETGSGTRIVLQAERDPRQVAVLSGGGAGHEPAHAGFVGPGMLSGAIAGDLFASPGVEAVLAAIRACADAPGVLLVIKNYTGDRLNFGLAAERARAEGIDVASVLVADDIALPDAAQPRGIAGTVLVHKYVGHLAREGVPLAELAQRGQAFADRLLSLGMALSSCSVPGQQVGRRAPELGLGIHNEPGARPVQPGTVEEALALVLDPLLAQADARLGADAPLVLMLNDLGGCSTQELGVLTRLALQRIGVARVALMPVPAALMTSMDMHGFSITLAPADADVLAALQAPVQTLGWPGVRVPHAVQTYAPALKRDDSHRDGARDAQCAAALGRVAQALIAAQAELDALDARSGDGDAGSTFAAGARALQQALDTDALATGDAAALARGLAATIEHSMGGSSGVLLSILFTTAAGALADGRDWVQALQAGVARMQHYGGAQRGDRTLLDALLPALDALAQDADVEAAARAARAGADATAQLIRAGAGRAAAVPADALRDVIDPGAEAVARAFAAWR comes from the coding sequence ATGGACCAGTTCCTCACCGCCCCCCGCGCCATCGTCGACGACGTCCTCGCAGCCGCGGCCATGCTGCAACCACTGCGGCTGTCGGAAACCGGCAGCGGCACCCGCATCGTGCTGCAGGCCGAGCGCGATCCGCGCCAGGTCGCGGTGCTGTCCGGCGGCGGCGCCGGGCACGAGCCGGCGCATGCCGGCTTCGTCGGCCCGGGCATGCTCAGCGGCGCCATCGCCGGCGACCTGTTCGCCTCGCCCGGCGTGGAAGCGGTGCTGGCGGCGATCCGCGCCTGCGCCGATGCGCCCGGCGTACTGCTGGTGATCAAGAACTACACCGGCGACCGGCTCAACTTCGGCCTGGCCGCCGAGCGCGCCCGCGCCGAGGGCATCGACGTGGCCAGCGTGCTGGTCGCCGACGACATCGCCCTGCCCGACGCGGCGCAGCCGCGCGGCATCGCCGGCACGGTGCTGGTGCACAAGTACGTGGGCCACCTGGCGCGCGAGGGTGTGCCGCTGGCCGAACTGGCGCAGCGCGGCCAGGCCTTCGCCGACCGCCTGCTGTCGCTGGGCATGGCGCTGTCCAGTTGCAGCGTACCCGGCCAGCAGGTCGGCCGCCGCGCGCCGGAACTGGGGCTGGGCATCCACAACGAGCCGGGCGCGCGGCCGGTGCAGCCGGGCACGGTGGAAGAGGCGCTGGCGCTGGTGCTGGACCCGCTGCTGGCGCAGGCCGATGCCCGCCTTGGCGCCGACGCGCCGCTGGTGCTGATGCTCAACGATCTCGGCGGCTGCTCCACGCAGGAACTGGGCGTGCTGACGCGGCTGGCGCTGCAGCGCATCGGTGTCGCGCGAGTCGCGCTGATGCCGGTGCCGGCAGCGCTGATGACCTCGATGGACATGCACGGCTTCTCGATCACCCTCGCCCCGGCCGACGCCGACGTGCTGGCCGCACTGCAGGCACCGGTGCAGACCCTGGGCTGGCCCGGCGTGCGTGTGCCGCATGCAGTGCAGACCTATGCGCCGGCACTGAAGCGCGACGACAGCCACCGCGATGGCGCGCGCGATGCGCAGTGCGCAGCGGCCCTGGGCCGGGTGGCGCAAGCCCTGATCGCCGCGCAGGCCGAGCTGGACGCGCTGGACGCGCGCAGCGGCGATGGCGACGCCGGCAGCACCTTCGCCGCCGGCGCGCGCGCCCTGCAGCAGGCGCTGGACACCGATGCGCTGGCCACCGGCGACGCCGCCGCACTGGCGCGCGGCCTGGCGGCGACGATCGAACACAGCATGGGCGGCTCCAGCGGCGTGCTGCTGTCGATCCTGTTCACCACCGCTGCCGGTGCGCTGGCGGACGGCCGCGACTGGGTGCAGGCGCTGCAGGCCGGCGTGGCGCGGATGCAGCACTACGGCGGCGCGCAACGCGGCGACCGCACCCTGCTCGATGCGCTGCTGCCGGCACTGGACGCCCTGGCGCAAGACGCCGACGTGGAGGCCGCCGCGCGCGCCGCCCGCGCAGGCGCCGATGCCACCGCCCAGCTCATCCGCGCCGGCGCCGGCCGTGCCGCCGCGGTGCCGGCGGACGCCTTACGTGACGTGATCGATCCCGGCGCCGAAGCGGTGGCGCGGGCGTTCGCAGCGTGGCGGTGA
- a CDS encoding DUF808 domain-containing protein: MAGASLFTLLDDIATLLDDVSLLTKVAAKKTAGVLGDDLALNAQQVTGVNADRELPVVWAVAKGSLLNKAILVPAALAISAWLPWAITPLMMIGGAFLCFEGVEKLAHRFLHSKEEDAARHAQQVQALADQQVDVVALEKDKVKGAIRTDFILSAEIIVLSLGVVAGVPFVQQVAVLVAIAVAMTAGVYGLVAGIVKLDDLGLYLSRKGAAAATIGRGILWLAPWLMRTLSIAGTAAMFLVGGGILVHSIGPLHHAIEGIAPTGGLGSLVLALGNALVGIVAGALVLAVVLGIKKVRE, encoded by the coding sequence ATGGCCGGCGCCAGCCTGTTCACCCTGCTCGACGACATCGCCACCCTGCTCGACGACGTGTCGTTGTTGACCAAGGTCGCGGCCAAGAAGACCGCCGGCGTGCTCGGCGACGACCTGGCGCTGAACGCGCAGCAGGTGACCGGGGTCAACGCCGACCGCGAACTGCCGGTGGTGTGGGCGGTGGCCAAGGGCTCGCTGCTCAACAAGGCGATCCTGGTGCCGGCGGCGCTGGCGATCAGCGCCTGGCTGCCATGGGCGATCACCCCGCTGATGATGATCGGCGGCGCGTTCCTGTGCTTCGAGGGCGTGGAGAAGCTGGCGCACCGCTTCCTGCATTCGAAGGAAGAGGATGCGGCACGTCACGCGCAACAGGTCCAGGCGCTGGCCGACCAGCAGGTGGACGTGGTGGCGCTGGAGAAGGACAAGGTCAAGGGCGCGATCCGCACCGACTTCATCCTCTCGGCGGAGATCATCGTGCTGTCGCTGGGCGTGGTCGCCGGCGTGCCGTTCGTGCAGCAGGTCGCGGTGCTGGTGGCGATCGCGGTGGCGATGACCGCCGGCGTGTACGGGTTGGTCGCTGGCATCGTCAAGCTCGACGACCTGGGCCTGTACCTGAGCCGCAAGGGCGCCGCCGCCGCGACGATCGGCCGCGGCATCCTGTGGCTGGCACCGTGGCTGATGCGCACGCTGTCGATCGCCGGCACCGCGGCGATGTTCCTGGTCGGCGGTGGCATCCTGGTGCACAGCATCGGCCCGCTGCACCATGCCATCGAGGGCATTGCCCCAACCGGCGGGCTGGGCAGCCTGGTGCTTGCGCTGGGCAACGCCTTGGTGGGAATCGTGGCCGGCGCCTTGGTGCTGGCGGTAGTGTTGGGCATCAAGAAGGTGCGGGAATAG
- a CDS encoding GGDEF domain-containing protein, with amino-acid sequence MSDQRDEPPISGLRKLLSPRRRDPAPTTAAGLPARAQGHGHGHKHGHAAPPAEAATDPAAATAALIRLFQQAHEPQGLLGAFADGMASLHGELGDMGRRLQSAASSGDWPSYGRALRQLIDKYIRTIDVEDPLAGPSDSERLRDLLRQTVAGALAALLHTLPELAGEAEASGEALRQWRPGQPLEPVAQQVRELCHQIALRANDGQEQQALLLSLFDLLLENVGELLDDTSWLQGQIAVVRDLIAGPLDRYSIEEARGSLREVIYKQGLLKQGIAESKEAMKELMLSFVADLDGMAASTGEFHDRIADYSQTIRDARSIADLNRLLQEVLQDTSHVQEQALRARDHLIAARQEVEAAEQRILRLEQELQDVSGLVRVDQLTGALNRRGLDDLFVRELVRTERSAQPLCVAMLDLDDFRKLNETYGHPGGDSALRHVVEVARTTLRASDAIARFGGEEFVLLMPDCTIFEASAAVTRVQRALAQRAVVHEDQRVFVSFSAGVALRQPGEAQDALIRRADRALYEAKKAGKNRVVSAD; translated from the coding sequence ATGTCGGATCAACGCGACGAGCCGCCGATCAGCGGACTGCGCAAGCTGCTGTCGCCACGTCGGCGCGATCCCGCGCCGACGACGGCCGCGGGGCTGCCGGCGCGCGCGCAGGGCCACGGCCATGGGCACAAGCACGGCCACGCGGCGCCGCCCGCGGAGGCGGCGACCGATCCGGCTGCCGCCACCGCCGCGCTGATCCGCCTGTTCCAGCAGGCGCACGAGCCGCAAGGCCTGCTCGGCGCCTTCGCTGACGGCATGGCCTCGCTGCACGGCGAGTTGGGCGACATGGGCCGGCGCCTGCAGTCGGCGGCGAGCAGCGGCGACTGGCCCAGCTACGGCCGCGCACTGCGCCAGCTGATCGACAAGTACATCCGCACCATCGACGTCGAAGATCCGCTGGCCGGGCCCAGCGACAGCGAGCGCCTGCGCGACCTGCTGCGGCAGACCGTGGCCGGCGCGCTGGCGGCGCTGCTGCACACCCTGCCCGAGCTCGCCGGCGAGGCCGAGGCCAGCGGCGAGGCGCTGCGCCAGTGGCGCCCCGGGCAACCACTGGAACCGGTGGCGCAACAGGTGCGCGAGCTGTGCCACCAGATCGCGTTGCGCGCCAACGACGGCCAGGAGCAGCAGGCGCTGTTGCTGAGCCTGTTCGACCTGCTGCTGGAGAACGTGGGCGAACTGCTCGACGACACCAGCTGGCTGCAGGGCCAGATCGCGGTGGTGCGCGACCTGATCGCCGGGCCGCTGGACCGCTACTCGATCGAGGAGGCGCGCGGCAGCCTGCGCGAGGTGATCTACAAGCAGGGCCTGCTGAAGCAGGGCATCGCCGAGTCCAAGGAGGCGATGAAGGAGCTGATGCTGAGCTTCGTCGCGGACCTGGACGGCATGGCCGCCAGCACCGGCGAATTCCACGACCGCATCGCCGACTACTCGCAGACCATCCGCGACGCGCGCAGCATCGCCGACCTCAACCGCCTGCTGCAGGAAGTGCTGCAGGACACCAGCCACGTGCAGGAGCAGGCGCTGCGCGCGCGCGATCACCTGATCGCCGCTCGCCAGGAGGTGGAGGCGGCGGAGCAGCGCATCCTGCGCCTGGAGCAGGAACTGCAGGACGTCAGCGGTCTGGTGCGGGTCGACCAGCTCACCGGCGCGCTCAATCGCCGCGGCCTGGACGACCTGTTCGTGCGCGAACTGGTGCGCACCGAGCGCAGCGCGCAGCCACTGTGCGTGGCGATGCTGGACCTGGACGATTTCCGCAAGCTCAACGAGACCTACGGCCACCCCGGCGGCGACAGCGCGCTGCGCCACGTGGTGGAAGTGGCGCGCACCACCTTGCGCGCCAGCGATGCCATCGCCCGCTTCGGTGGCGAGGAGTTCGTGCTGCTGATGCCGGACTGCACGATCTTCGAGGCCAGTGCGGCGGTGACCCGCGTGCAGCGCGCGCTGGCGCAGCGCGCGGTGGTGCACGAAGACCAGCGCGTGTTCGTCAGCTTCAGCGCCGGCGTCGCCCTGCGCCAACCCGGCGAAGCGCAGGACGCGCTGATCCGCCGCGCCGACCGTGCGCTGTACGAGGCCAAGAAGGCCGGAAAGAACCGGGTGGTGTCGGCCGATTAG